A stretch of the Neodiprion lecontei isolate iyNeoLeco1 chromosome 4, iyNeoLeco1.1, whole genome shotgun sequence genome encodes the following:
- the LOC107223710 gene encoding origin recognition complex subunit 2 isoform X1 yields MAERSINLRRSTRLKTSSKQATEDSTKGVQRKRRSRKISSSSSDGEQTPDELARELEDELKIIDEDVQKPTELYTEEQDVSGASMYHFPTPSKSGAMAQKAALSRSAATPQTPKHAAKQKNVTDTAQTPHSVRNKFKKQLVSLARNISGESSSESESVSEENEYVPSVDEESDDSEEGEEVKSSEGSESDVEDNKKQIRKTPAKVAPSRLSTSKPKRNTRVTYTDYHLETDDYFEMQSEKVLTSDRTLGRLVNPRMDEEKLQKLLSKQSFVSKEHKEAIRSLSRDYRALFPMWHCILEEGYSLLLHGLGSKRILMNDFHKEILSDHPTLVVNGFFPSLTLKEILDGITTDLLGLQSPTNPNECLSLIESTLRENPEDRLYLLVHNIDGVMLRSNKAQDTLSILASIPNLSLIASVDHINTPLIWDNVKHSRYNFCWWDVTTMLPYDAETSFESSIMVQKSGALALSSLLNVFLSLTSNARAIYVLLIKHQLEHATSDNYPGMLLKDLYSNAREAFLVSSDTALRAQLTEFIDHKLVRSKRNYDGAEYLSIPLDNTLLKQFLDQQETA; encoded by the exons ATGGCCGAACGCAGCATAAATTTGCGACGTTCTACCCGATTAAAAACATCTTCGAAGCAAGCAACAGAGGATTCTACAAAAG GAGTGCAACGGAAAAGGAGAAGCCGCAAGATTAGTTCTAGCAGTAGTGATGGGGAACAAACTCCGGATGAGCTGGCTAGAGAGTTGgaagatgaattgaaaattattgacgAAGATGTACAGAAGCCAACAG AATTATATACCGAAGAACAAGATGTCAGTGGTGCCAGCATGTATCATTTTCCAACACCTTCTAAAAGTGGAGCAATGGCTCAAAAAGCTGCCCTCAGCCGATCAGCAGCCACTCCTCAGACACCGAAGCATGCTGCTAagcaaaaaaatgttacagaTACTGCACAAACCCCGCACAGTGTTCGTAACAAATTCAAGAAAC AATTGGTCTCTCTTGCTCGTAATATATCTGGCGAATCATCCAGTGAGAGTGAAAGTGTTTCTGAAGAGAACGAATATGTGCCATCAGTTGATGAGGAATCTGATGATAGTGAAGAGGGAGAAGAAGTAAAAAGTTCTGAAGGTTCGGAGAGTGATGTAGAAGATAACAAAAAGCAAATCAGAAAAACACCTGCAAAGGTTGCTCCTTCACGTTTATCAACTTCTAAACCAAAACGGAATACACGTGTCACTTACACCGATTAC CACCTGGAAACGGATGATTACTTCGAAATGCAATCGGAAAAGGTTTTAACTTCCGATCGAACCTTAGGAAGGCTGGTGAACCCACGAatggatgaagaaaaattgcaaaaattattatccaaGCAGAGCTTTGTTTCTAAAGAACATAAAGAAGCCATCAGGTCACTCTCAAGGGACTACAGAGCTTTGTTTCCAATGTGGCACTGCATATTgga aGAAGGCTACAGTCTGTTACTTCACGGTTTGGGATCAAAAAGGATTTTGATGAATGATTTTCATAAAGAAATTCTGTCTGATCATCCTACACTTGTTGTGAACGGTTTTTTCCCCAGTCTTACGTTGAAAGAG ATACTGGATGGTATAACAACCGATCTTCTGGGGCTGCAGAGTCCGACGAATCCAAACGAATGTCTAAGCTTGATCGAAAGTACCCTCAGAGAGAATCCCGAGGATCGGCTTTACTTGTTAGTGCATAATATTGACGGAGTAATGCTCCGCTCCAATAAGGCCCAAGATACTCTCTCGATTTTAGCTAGCATTCCAAATCTTTCACTCATTGCTTCCGTCGATCACATTAATACACCTCTCA TATGGGACAACGTAAAGCATTCACGGTATAATTTCTGTTGGTGGGATGTAACAACAATGTTGCCATATGATGCAGAGACGTCTTTTGAGAGCTCGATTATGGTACAGAAGAGTGGAGCGCTCGCCCTCTCCTCTCTACTCAATGTTTTTCTCTCCCTGACTTCGAACGCACGTGCTATTTATGTGCTTCTCATTAAACATCAACTAGAACACGCAACTAGCGACAACTATCCTG GTATGCTATTGAAGGATCTCTACTCGAACGCACGTGAGGCTTTCCTTGTTAGTTCAGACACGGCTCTCAGGGCTCAATTAACTGAGTTCATAGATCACAAACTAGTGCGTTCCAAGCGGAATTATGATGGTGCAGAGTATCTCAGTATCCCGCTGGATAATACGTTACTAAAACAATTCCTTGATCAGCAAGAAACTGCGTAA
- the LOC107223710 gene encoding origin recognition complex subunit 2 isoform X2 produces MYHFPTPSKSGAMAQKAALSRSAATPQTPKHAAKQKNVTDTAQTPHSVRNKFKKQLVSLARNISGESSSESESVSEENEYVPSVDEESDDSEEGEEVKSSEGSESDVEDNKKQIRKTPAKVAPSRLSTSKPKRNTRVTYTDYHLETDDYFEMQSEKVLTSDRTLGRLVNPRMDEEKLQKLLSKQSFVSKEHKEAIRSLSRDYRALFPMWHCILEEGYSLLLHGLGSKRILMNDFHKEILSDHPTLVVNGFFPSLTLKEILDGITTDLLGLQSPTNPNECLSLIESTLRENPEDRLYLLVHNIDGVMLRSNKAQDTLSILASIPNLSLIASVDHINTPLIWDNVKHSRYNFCWWDVTTMLPYDAETSFESSIMVQKSGALALSSLLNVFLSLTSNARAIYVLLIKHQLEHATSDNYPGMLLKDLYSNAREAFLVSSDTALRAQLTEFIDHKLVRSKRNYDGAEYLSIPLDNTLLKQFLDQQETA; encoded by the exons ATGTATCATTTTCCAACACCTTCTAAAAGTGGAGCAATGGCTCAAAAAGCTGCCCTCAGCCGATCAGCAGCCACTCCTCAGACACCGAAGCATGCTGCTAagcaaaaaaatgttacagaTACTGCACAAACCCCGCACAGTGTTCGTAACAAATTCAAGAAAC AATTGGTCTCTCTTGCTCGTAATATATCTGGCGAATCATCCAGTGAGAGTGAAAGTGTTTCTGAAGAGAACGAATATGTGCCATCAGTTGATGAGGAATCTGATGATAGTGAAGAGGGAGAAGAAGTAAAAAGTTCTGAAGGTTCGGAGAGTGATGTAGAAGATAACAAAAAGCAAATCAGAAAAACACCTGCAAAGGTTGCTCCTTCACGTTTATCAACTTCTAAACCAAAACGGAATACACGTGTCACTTACACCGATTAC CACCTGGAAACGGATGATTACTTCGAAATGCAATCGGAAAAGGTTTTAACTTCCGATCGAACCTTAGGAAGGCTGGTGAACCCACGAatggatgaagaaaaattgcaaaaattattatccaaGCAGAGCTTTGTTTCTAAAGAACATAAAGAAGCCATCAGGTCACTCTCAAGGGACTACAGAGCTTTGTTTCCAATGTGGCACTGCATATTgga aGAAGGCTACAGTCTGTTACTTCACGGTTTGGGATCAAAAAGGATTTTGATGAATGATTTTCATAAAGAAATTCTGTCTGATCATCCTACACTTGTTGTGAACGGTTTTTTCCCCAGTCTTACGTTGAAAGAG ATACTGGATGGTATAACAACCGATCTTCTGGGGCTGCAGAGTCCGACGAATCCAAACGAATGTCTAAGCTTGATCGAAAGTACCCTCAGAGAGAATCCCGAGGATCGGCTTTACTTGTTAGTGCATAATATTGACGGAGTAATGCTCCGCTCCAATAAGGCCCAAGATACTCTCTCGATTTTAGCTAGCATTCCAAATCTTTCACTCATTGCTTCCGTCGATCACATTAATACACCTCTCA TATGGGACAACGTAAAGCATTCACGGTATAATTTCTGTTGGTGGGATGTAACAACAATGTTGCCATATGATGCAGAGACGTCTTTTGAGAGCTCGATTATGGTACAGAAGAGTGGAGCGCTCGCCCTCTCCTCTCTACTCAATGTTTTTCTCTCCCTGACTTCGAACGCACGTGCTATTTATGTGCTTCTCATTAAACATCAACTAGAACACGCAACTAGCGACAACTATCCTG GTATGCTATTGAAGGATCTCTACTCGAACGCACGTGAGGCTTTCCTTGTTAGTTCAGACACGGCTCTCAGGGCTCAATTAACTGAGTTCATAGATCACAAACTAGTGCGTTCCAAGCGGAATTATGATGGTGCAGAGTATCTCAGTATCCCGCTGGATAATACGTTACTAAAACAATTCCTTGATCAGCAAGAAACTGCGTAA